The sequence GATGGTTGCTGTGCTACAATGCGAGGATGTAACATTTAATTAATAAGGGGGTGATGTTTGGGTATTGTTGGGTGCAGGTACATTAGATATATTAGCTGCAGGTAAGACAAGTTATTCCAATGCATTCATTTGAAAAAGTAGGTAAAGAAAAGTTTTAGTACCTTGTTCATaagttttatgaaaaaaacacatgtccTCCCCTCCTCTGCATTGTACGGTATTGGATGTCTCACACCAAGTAGAGCTATAAGAAGAGCAGGTTGGACAGACCAGACCATTGGGGGAAGTGTTATTTCTCTCATTCAGAACTGCACAAGAGGAAAATAGTAACAAAAATAACAATTATAGTTTTATCCAAGGAACATGTTATtcagtgtcatctcctccatgGACTGATAACCAGGACAGCTCAGTATAGCACAATGAGAGTTGGGCTCCACTATCCCCATGCACCTGTATTCTTATATTCttccctctctctttctatgtgagaTGTCTCTCATTGTGCCTAGGATGTTGCATAGATTACTATAGAAAATGTGCATTTTTGTAGTTGGTTTCAAGCTTACCATGGATCCAAACCCATCGCTGCCCTAGACCGTCAAGGATATTACTCTATACCCATGATGTATCTTAGATTGCAATTGTATTAGATTTAAATGTAAGAAGGAaacattttgtttgatttggataATGTGAAGGCTGgttgaccttttgacctttaaaaatgtgttaatatattcaaaacaaaagcagcagaaATAAACATTTAAGCAGCATAAACCAGCACAAATATAGGaaaattgattggcaccagttttgtttgatttgggcaatgtgtgtgtgtgtggggggggggggacggttgacctctgatgacccctggaaacttttattactaTCTTAAAAACAATTGCGGCACAAAcagaaatttctgctgcacaaaccagaacaaaggtttgacaccaattttgtttgatttgaacaagatgggggggggcaacttcactcaggtgactAGGTTTATACAGTAATATTAGAAGGAAATAAGACATCTGATGAGAGGCAAACCCATCCCTCTGGGACTAAAGAATATTAGTTAAAATATTGACCCGGTGAGGAGATGGAGTAGAGCATTGTCAGAACAAACAAAATAACAGATAAAGGGAAGTGAGGGTGACAAATAGAAGAAGGAGGATGGGGATAAGGGGATCCTATGTAATGGGcccccacagagaggtctctgagtTTCACCAATGTTACCCGTTCCATAGGTTATTATTTTTTAGTCACATATAAACCATTCAATGCTTTATGTCAGTAATATGGAAACccaacactgagtaaaattttcattttcaacCTAAATAAAGTTGTCaaagtaaaacaaataaataaatgacttACATGTACTATTAGATGGAATACAGTGAGAAGTGTCACAACATGAAATGACTTCTAGGCGGTGACTATCTCCAGTGCTTGTGCTAAACTTGTAGCCACAGTCAGATGGAGCCACACAATGCGGTTCCACATGGAAGACGTCATTTCCAGCTACAAATAACAAGGGAAACAAACCAATTTCTTAAACGTAAAtatcagaaaaaaaacatatttaaaggacatttaccatcacaATACCTGACCATGCATAATTACTACTCGGAGGAGCCAAGAAGTGTTCTGCAGAGTGCCTCAGGATTATTTAcatatttcatagtatcatagtttatacggttaaaaaaagacacttgtccatcaagttcaaccaaggaagggagaggatcggatgaggaagggatttatgggaaacaattctatataacataaccatcaatgttgttTAGGtgttaaaaggcatctagacccttcttgaagctctctgctgtccctgctgtgaccagcgcctgagctccgctattccacagattgacagttctcatagtaaaaaagccctgtcacctccggtgattaaaccttgatttataaaacccttaggctacattcacactgccgtatgggggacgtatatacggctgacgtttatatggccgatatacgtcccccatagacggcaatgggcgcacggcaccacacgtgcggcaccgtaccgttccgtacccaggaaaaagataggacatgtcctatctttccccgtaatacggcgccgtgcgccatacatccctatggagaggggcggggatgagctgcgctcacttcctcctcctctccccgtgcactgtcGTTGCccagtacggtacgggcgggcaacggcagtgtgaatacagccttaggcTGTCAACTGTTAACCAAGGCAAATGCAATtgtctggttgtctgctttcaaaaaatatatagggtttagttgtgcctttactttttaatctgttttattgctccattttgcaggttgtgactgtcttaaaatttctagctgaaaagcagatatttcgttatttcagttttagtgatattacaaTTTATTCATGcgaacatatgactatgaggtagCTGTCAACTCtatacatgtccatctattacattttggAGATGTGAAGGggacacattttttgccatcaaagtcaaattttgtgtatttttttttatcaaatgttACAGTtataatcaaaattgcatgaaggcgcctatgtctataaactctttaatgcaactttgaaaatggggcatctgTCTGCTTTCTGAaaatatatctcctatctattacatatccatctatcaatcttctatctctcctcTACTGTATTTAGCTCTCATAtctctctactgtatataatctactttatatttctgcatctataaatctatatcatcttcccCTTCATGACGCCTCTGGTCCTGCTCACAGCAAATTTGCAGCAAGTGTTGGCTGGAATGTCCAAATTCTGATTAACTGTAACTGAACTGACGGTTCCGGTTGCTCAGTTTCGGGCCAGCACACGCTGCAAGTTTAGACGTTTGGAGATTTGCTAGTTGCACACATCAAACTTGCTCATGTTTAAGCAGCATAAGGCCTCTTACACATAGAGATAGTTTGGGGAAATGTGCAGCAACAATATAAATGGTTAACAGACatcccatggggcagatttactttcccggtccattcgcaatccagcggcgcgttctctgtggtggattcactacggtagttcctccgatgtccaccaggtggcgctgctgtgctaaagagcatcggaacacactcaagttcaccggcctattcctagtgaaggtaagtgcaagctctggggcacttttttttttttttaaatgcggcgttttttccgaatccgtcgggttttcgttcggccacggcccccgatttccgttgcgggcatgccagcgccgatgcgccacaatccgatcgcgtgcgccaaaatcccggggcaatacagggaaaaatcggcgcaaatcggaaatattcgggtaacacgtcgggaaaacgcgaatcgggaccttagtaaatgacccccaatgtctttctaATACACACAGCTGTAAGTTCCGAGTCCAATTTCTACCCAATATTGCGGTTTGGGAGGTCTTTTTTCCAGTGATCTGAGTGGACCCAAACAAAGGACACAAACAACTGACCACATTCATTTGAAGTAGGATTTATTCtgagcagggtcggctccaggtttcagtaggcccctgggcgacagatccTCAGTGGCCCCTTTACAATGAACTCCCATCGAGGCATTCAAAATTTCCgaaactaaaacaatctcctgttccctaaaatattccctagtttatcatcccaaacagccccacatggttatattttatacagcccccttgaggttattttatatacggccccctcatggttattttatataggcCCACCTCACACCCTATGGTTTCATTAGATACCACCCCACTCAcactcatggattccttatgtgcgcCCCCCAGCTGctatgggccccggcacttgcccaggtatgcccattgCTGGTGCCGGCCATGAATCATCATCATAAATATGGTATGGAAATATAATGAAATAAAGTAACAGCTTCTCTTACATCGTATAACTTACATAACTTGGTCTGTGAGAATTTGAATCCACATGACTGGTCCTGACCACAGATATACATGCGACCAtggcaagaggaggaggagggatcacATTCTGTGCACATGAGACCGATACCTAAAGAAATATCACACGATTAGCTCAGATGTCTTTCCCTTGCAGATGTCATCCAATGACAGTTACCGACATTACAGAATTGAGGTATTGTCAAAgtacgggcagtccccgggttacgtacaagataggttccatacgtttgttcttaagttaaatttgtatgtaagtcgaaactgtatattttaactgtatatttataattgtagctccagacaaaatttcgtTTTTGCCctaatgacaattggagtttcaaaactttttgctgtaatgggaccaaggattatccataaagcttcattacagacaccttacagctgatcattgcagcctgggactatagtaacatccagagaggtcaccagagttcacagtggtcagaggggtccgtctttaactaggggtcgtctgtaagtcaggtgtccttaagtaggggaccacctgtatgacAATTAGAACATAAGGTGGACATAGGGAATATAGACAAGGCTGGTCCACATAAGGAAAGTCGTAACAATGTTAAATTCAGTTACATAACGTGTGTATGTATCCCAGTGTGTGATCTACTTACGATAATTGTCTCCGATTCCCATTTGCTCTTGGTTTGCTCCCTTCAAGCCCCATTCTGAATCCGGAGGCACTGCATTATCATAGGAAGATTTTAAGAGCAATAAACTGGAGACATTCATGAAAACACCACAGGAATGAGAGAGAGGAAACCAATCATTGACacaaggggggatatttatcatacactggcgctcgtgCGAATTCGTAGCCCGATAGGCTtctgaggcttctgcctcttgatgtatcgggctgccagtagcgcagcgtttaacctacgccaggccctgtgaaaattcgccggctgcagcgagtgcgcaggcgcggggacagtaacacaccgcgccggcccactcccgtccggccgcgcggattgggaaaaataatcgcaaacgcTAGCAATAAGCAaaatttcagggcctctgcgccagtgacggtgcgcagaggtccggataaatatgccccaaggaCTCAATGCAGCTCCAGAATTTA comes from Engystomops pustulosus chromosome 6, aEngPut4.maternal, whole genome shotgun sequence and encodes:
- the LOC140065860 gene encoding phospholipase A2 inhibitor and Ly6/PLAUR domain-containing protein-like, producing the protein MEHKYNVGLEVKLCYDGPISNVPPDSEWGLKGANQEQMGIGDNYRIGLMCTECDPSSSSCHGRMYICGQDQSCGFKFSQTKLSGNDVFHVEPHCVAPSDCGYKFSTSTGDSHRLEVISCCDTSHCIPSNSTFLNERNNTSPNGLVCPTCSSYSSTWCETSNTVQCRGGEDMCFFHKTYEQGPGAQSSAERGCATKSYCDRDNYTDRHGALFHQETVTCTEAKRP